A genomic window from Punica granatum isolate Tunisia-2019 chromosome 2, ASM765513v2, whole genome shotgun sequence includes:
- the LOC116198016 gene encoding probable lipid-A-disaccharide synthase, mitochondrial, translating into MMLRLRAGPCLCLSRQFALAGRCASVSSRAVADMAAEDGELRVFIVAGEVSGDTIGSRLMASLKNLSPFPVRFAGVGGSMMCNQGLTSLFPMEDISVMGIWELLPHLRKFRVKLRETIDAAILFQPHVVVTIDSKGFSFRLLKQLRDKYDQQRLGGPIHFHYVAPSFWAWKGGEKRLGNLAKFVDHIFCILPNEEEVCKLNGLDATFVGHPLLEDALELNQERDNLSCLKLLGNYEAFRGEYKVPSGATIISLLPGSRLQEVSRMLPIFKNTVKLLKEPIPQLLPVIHVAPNRHVENFIDGAVQNWPVPVVLIPGGKTQLKYDAFSASRVALCTSGTVAVELHLARLPCVVAYRAHFLTELFIRYKAKMPYISLPNILLNSPVIPEALLQACTPVRLASLLKELLHDEGCREKQVVAAENVIRLLCPSKKALYESAQERCSGYAPSSIAASTILHYIRP; encoded by the exons ATGATGTTGAGATTGAGAGCCGGTCCTTGTCTGTGCCTGTCGAGACAGTTCGCGCTCGCGGGAAGATGTGCGTCGGTCTCGAGCAGAGCAGTTGCAGATATGGCGGCGGAGGACGGGGAGCTGAGGGTGTTCATCGTTGCCGGGGAGGTCTCCGGGGATACCATCGGGTCTCGTCTCATGGCTTCCCTGAAGAATCTCTCTCCTTTCCCCGTCCGCTTCGCCGGTGTCGGAGG GTCCATGATGTGCAACCAAGGACTGACTTCCCTGTTTCCAATGGAGGACATTTCGGTGATGGGTATCTGGGAGTTATTGCCACATCTTAGAAAATTCAGG GTGAAATTGAGGGAAACAATAGATGCTGCTATTCTCTTTCAGCCTCATGTTGTAGTCACCATTGACTCCAAGGGCTTCTCTTTCCGTCTTCTAAAGCAGCTGCGAG ATAAATATGATCAGCAGAGACTGGGTGGACCGATACATTTCCATTATGTTGCGCCGTCATTCTGGGCATGGAAAGGTGGTGAGAAGAGACTAGGAAACCTAGCCAAATTTGTGGACCATATCTTTTGTATACTTCCAAATGAGGAAGAAGTTTGCAAGTTAAATGGACTTGATGCAACTTTTGTGGGACATCCCTTACTGGAAGATGCTCTGGAGTTGAATCAG GAAAGGGATAACCTAAGTTGTTTGAAGTTACTTGGGAACTACGAGGCATTTCGAGGTGAATACAAAGTGCCTTCAG GAGCCACAATCATTTCCTTGCTTCCTGGAAGCAGATTGCAAGAAGTATCTCGGATGCTTCCCATTTTCAAGAATACCGTCAAACTGCTGAAGGAGCCAATTCCTCAGCTGTTACCAGTGATCCATGTGGCACCTAATCGGCATGTAGAGAACTTCATTGATGGGGCTGTTCAAAATTGGCCTGTGCCTGTGGTTTTAATTCCTGGAGGGAAAACTCAGCTGAAATATGATGCTTTCAGT GCAAGCAGAGTTGCTCTATGTACTTCGGGGACAGTTGCTGTTGAGCTGCACCTTGCAAGGCTCCCATGTGTGGTTGCTTATCGAGCACATTTCCTGACAGAGCTGTTCATTAGATACAAGGCAAAGATGCCTTACATCTCCCTCCCCAACATTCTCCTGAATTCACCTGTTATTCCAGAAGCTCTGCTTCAAGCTTGCACACCCGTGAGACTAGCCTCGTTACTCAA GGAGTTGTTGCACGATGAAGGTTGTCGTGAGAAACAAGTTGTTGCTGCTGAGAATGTCATTAGGCTTCTATGTCCTTCAAAGAAAGCTCTCTATGAGTCGGCGCAAGAAAGATGTTCTGGTTACGCACCAAGTTCAATAGCTGCATCCACTATATTACACTACATCAGGCCTTGA